From Streptomyces yatensis, one genomic window encodes:
- a CDS encoding FadD3 family acyl-CoA ligase: MQRMAQGNTVPALIRAAVERYGPAEAVVEGRARISYAELGARIERAAAACVASGLEPGDRAAIWAPNTTDWIVAALGAVTAGGVLVPVNTRFKGAEAAYVLRRTRASHLFITGTFLGTSYVASLRRAAGDGTGHGPLPRLPYLREVVVLADNGPEDFRTWKEFLALGDAVAPEQVRSRAEAVRPTDPSDITFTSGTTGRPKGVVTTHFQTVRVFDTWSEITGLAAGDRYLIVNPFFHTFGYKAGIIACLSRGATMVPQPVFSVETALANIAAERITVLPGPPTLHQSLLDHPSRAGHDLSTLRLVVTGAAVVPLELVERLRSELGVATVLTAYGLTEASGTVTMCRRGDPPEVIAGTAGRAIPDTEVKIALPAGRELPPGRPGEVWVRGYHITPGYFEDPIATSRTITPDGWLRTGDVGVMDEQGNLRITDRIKDMFIVGGFNAYPAEIEQLIARHPDVADVAVVGIPDARLGEVAKAYAVRRPDSTLTADDLIAWSRREMANYKVPRQVVFLAELPRNASGKVLKAELRAGRSLS, from the coding sequence ATGCAACGGATGGCACAGGGGAACACCGTCCCGGCCCTGATCCGGGCGGCGGTCGAGCGATACGGCCCGGCCGAGGCCGTGGTCGAGGGCCGCGCCCGGATCTCGTACGCCGAACTCGGCGCCCGGATCGAACGGGCCGCGGCCGCGTGCGTCGCCTCGGGCCTCGAACCCGGCGACCGCGCCGCGATCTGGGCGCCCAACACCACCGACTGGATCGTGGCGGCGCTCGGCGCGGTCACCGCGGGCGGTGTGCTGGTCCCGGTCAACACCCGCTTCAAGGGCGCGGAGGCGGCGTATGTGCTGCGCCGCACCCGGGCCTCGCACCTGTTCATCACCGGCACCTTCCTGGGCACCTCGTATGTGGCGTCGCTGCGCCGGGCGGCGGGGGACGGGACGGGCCACGGCCCCCTGCCGCGCCTGCCCTACCTGCGGGAGGTGGTGGTCCTCGCCGACAACGGCCCCGAGGACTTCCGCACCTGGAAGGAGTTCCTGGCGCTGGGCGACGCCGTAGCGCCGGAGCAGGTCCGGTCCCGGGCGGAGGCGGTGCGCCCCACGGACCCGTCCGACATCACCTTCACCTCCGGCACCACCGGCCGGCCCAAGGGCGTGGTGACCACGCACTTCCAGACCGTGCGGGTCTTCGACACCTGGAGCGAGATCACGGGGCTGGCGGCGGGCGATCGCTATCTGATCGTGAACCCGTTCTTCCACACCTTCGGCTACAAGGCGGGCATCATCGCCTGTCTGAGCCGCGGCGCCACGATGGTGCCGCAGCCGGTCTTCAGTGTGGAGACCGCCCTGGCCAACATCGCCGCCGAGCGCATCACCGTCCTCCCCGGCCCGCCCACCCTCCACCAGTCGCTCCTCGACCACCCGTCCCGGGCCGGCCATGACCTGTCCACGCTGCGCCTGGTCGTCACCGGCGCCGCCGTGGTCCCGCTGGAGCTGGTGGAACGGCTGCGCTCGGAGCTCGGGGTCGCCACCGTCCTGACGGCGTACGGCCTGACGGAGGCGTCCGGCACCGTCACGATGTGCCGCCGTGGCGATCCGCCCGAGGTCATCGCGGGCACGGCCGGCCGTGCGATTCCGGACACCGAGGTCAAGATCGCCCTTCCCGCCGGACGCGAACTCCCGCCGGGGCGGCCGGGCGAGGTCTGGGTCCGCGGCTACCACATCACCCCCGGCTACTTCGAGGATCCGATCGCCACGTCCCGCACCATCACCCCCGACGGCTGGCTGCGGACCGGCGATGTCGGGGTGATGGACGAGCAGGGCAATCTGCGCATCACCGACCGCATCAAGGACATGTTCATCGTCGGCGGCTTCAACGCCTATCCCGCCGAGATCGAGCAACTCATCGCCCGCCACCCCGATGTGGCCGATGTCGCCGTCGTCGGCATCCCGGACGCGCGCCTGGGCGAGGTGGCCAAGGCGTACGCGGTCCGCCGCCCGGACTCGACGCTGACGGCGGACGATCTGATCGCCTGGTCGCGCCGGGAGATGGCCAACTACAAGGTGCCGCGGCAGGTGGTGTTCCTGGCCGAGCTGCCGCGCAACGCCAGCGGCAAGGTCCTCAAGGCCGAGCTGCGCGCGGGCCGGTCACTCTCGTAA
- a CDS encoding ATP-binding protein, whose amino-acid sequence MVGDERLGRRIGSTGSVPDRSWRGDEANLALGEDPDPALDRTRIELEWESRYRADAVPGLRPHAAPQPAAAFSRPTAVGRPQRPLAAVTTAVRPAQLPAAVADFTGREDLVRELNDRLAPASDRPAAIAIAGIGGIGKTALAVHFAHTARHHFPDGQLYIDLGGAGSSPADPETVLGAFLRSLGTPDAAIPDGTEERTALYRATLEGRRVLVLLDNARDAAQVRPLLPGEGAPECLALITSRAHMADLDGAHLVDLDAMSPTEAFALFALIVGEERATVERAAVMEVVASCSHLPLAIRIAACRLASRRTWTVSVLARKLADERRRLDELRAGDLAVKATFGLGYGQLDPAQARAFRLLGLVGGPDISLPAAGAVLGLDVEETARLLTSLVDISLLESAVPGRYRFHDLVRLYARACAERESQAAAEREEALSRLLDFYLATAARVYAMERPGDRMVEHLEPTGHPGLCFETSKAALDWLFAEGDCLLDCVPRCTGEETTRRRAGDLLLGALDLAESGARPRQYETVARAAGDAAHAAGDSRTEARARSALGHLYSFTGRYAQAERELRLALELDGEDPVIASRASNQLGIVTNGLGRYDDAERFLGQALEAFRADANEAGEASALANLSRLHVSRGRTRSGVELAEQGLAIYRRLGAPLRLANGMYTLGIALTRAHRLEEAAVHLTEALDLFREARQPLWEGMAHFRLAEMHLAAHRPTKAVAHAEQSLALGGLGGEWRRFSFLTVLSKALMAAGQRSRAQEYWNQAQALRERLGSPEPEEVRQLLAASAPDLPAATDPHPGHRDAFGVGPPVSESGPWN is encoded by the coding sequence ATGGTCGGCGACGAGCGCCTGGGGCGGCGGATAGGTTCCACCGGATCCGTACCGGACCGGTCGTGGCGCGGTGACGAGGCGAACCTCGCCCTCGGCGAGGACCCGGACCCCGCCCTCGACCGGACGCGGATCGAGCTGGAGTGGGAGAGCCGCTACCGCGCCGATGCCGTCCCCGGCCTCCGGCCGCACGCCGCCCCACAACCCGCCGCCGCGTTCTCCCGGCCCACCGCCGTGGGCCGCCCGCAACGCCCCCTGGCCGCCGTCACCACCGCCGTCCGCCCCGCGCAACTGCCGGCCGCGGTGGCCGACTTCACCGGCCGCGAGGACCTCGTACGGGAGCTGAACGACCGGCTGGCGCCCGCCTCCGACCGGCCGGCCGCCATCGCCATCGCCGGTATCGGAGGCATCGGCAAGACCGCCCTGGCCGTCCACTTCGCGCACACCGCCCGCCACCACTTCCCCGACGGCCAGCTCTACATCGACCTCGGCGGTGCGGGCTCCTCCCCCGCCGACCCCGAAACCGTGCTCGGCGCCTTCCTGCGCTCGCTCGGCACCCCCGACGCCGCCATCCCGGACGGCACCGAGGAGCGCACCGCGCTCTACCGCGCCACTCTCGAAGGCCGCCGGGTCCTCGTCCTGCTGGACAACGCCCGCGACGCCGCCCAGGTGAGGCCGCTGCTCCCGGGCGAGGGCGCACCGGAGTGCCTGGCGCTGATCACCAGCCGCGCCCATATGGCCGACTTGGACGGTGCCCACCTGGTCGACCTGGACGCGATGAGCCCGACGGAGGCGTTCGCCCTCTTCGCGCTGATCGTGGGCGAGGAGCGGGCGACGGTCGAGCGCGCGGCGGTCATGGAGGTGGTGGCGTCCTGCTCCCACCTCCCGCTCGCCATCCGCATCGCGGCCTGCCGGCTCGCCTCCCGGCGCACCTGGACCGTCTCCGTTCTCGCCCGCAAACTCGCCGACGAGCGCCGGCGGCTGGACGAGCTGCGGGCCGGGGATCTGGCGGTCAAGGCGACCTTCGGGCTCGGCTACGGACAGCTCGACCCGGCCCAGGCCCGCGCCTTCCGCCTCCTCGGCCTGGTCGGCGGCCCGGACATCTCGCTGCCGGCCGCGGGCGCGGTGCTCGGCCTCGACGTCGAGGAGACCGCCCGGCTCCTCACCTCCCTCGTGGACATCTCGCTGCTGGAGTCCGCCGTACCGGGGCGCTACCGGTTCCATGACCTCGTACGGCTCTACGCACGGGCCTGCGCCGAGCGGGAGTCGCAGGCGGCGGCGGAGCGCGAGGAGGCGCTGTCGCGGCTGCTGGACTTCTACCTCGCCACGGCGGCGCGGGTGTACGCCATGGAGCGGCCCGGGGACCGTATGGTCGAGCACCTGGAGCCCACCGGCCATCCCGGGCTGTGCTTCGAGACCTCGAAGGCCGCCCTGGACTGGCTCTTCGCGGAGGGCGACTGCCTGCTCGACTGCGTGCCCCGGTGCACCGGGGAGGAGACCACCCGCCGCCGCGCCGGGGATCTGCTGCTGGGCGCGCTGGACCTGGCCGAGTCCGGGGCCCGGCCGCGGCAGTACGAAACGGTGGCGCGGGCGGCCGGCGACGCGGCCCACGCCGCCGGGGACTCCCGTACCGAGGCCCGCGCCCGCTCGGCGCTGGGGCATCTGTACAGCTTCACGGGCCGGTACGCCCAGGCCGAGCGCGAGCTTCGGCTCGCCCTGGAGCTGGACGGGGAGGATCCGGTGATCGCCAGCCGCGCCTCCAACCAGCTCGGCATCGTCACCAACGGCCTGGGGCGGTACGACGACGCGGAGCGGTTCCTCGGACAGGCCCTCGAGGCGTTCCGCGCCGATGCCAACGAGGCCGGTGAGGCGAGCGCCCTGGCCAACCTCTCCCGGCTCCATGTGAGCCGGGGCCGCACCCGGAGCGGGGTGGAACTGGCCGAGCAGGGGCTCGCCATCTACCGCAGGCTCGGCGCCCCCTTGCGGCTCGCCAACGGGATGTACACCCTCGGCATCGCGCTGACGCGTGCCCACCGCCTGGAAGAGGCGGCCGTTCACCTCACCGAGGCGCTCGACCTGTTCCGCGAAGCCCGGCAGCCGCTGTGGGAAGGCATGGCACATTTCCGGCTGGCCGAAATGCATCTGGCAGCCCATCGCCCCACCAAGGCGGTCGCGCATGCCGAACAGTCCCTCGCCCTGGGCGGTCTCGGCGGCGAGTGGCGGCGCTTCTCCTTTCTCACCGTGTTGTCGAAGGCCCTGATGGCGGCCGGACAGCGAAGCCGGGCCCAGGAGTACTGGAACCAGGCGCAAGCCCTTCGCGAACGGCTGGGATCGCCGGAGCCCGAGGAGGTGCGCCAGCTGCTGGCGGCCTCGGCACCGGACCTCCCGGCGGCCACGGATCCCCATCCCGGCCATCGGGACGCCTTTGGAGTCGGCCCCCCGGTGTCCGAAAGCGGGCCCTGGAACTGA
- a CDS encoding AraC family transcriptional regulator, which yields MIETVFRCEDLPRADRFDFWREQMAQLMAPMEMSSDYTRDFRGEVRILDFGAASVWPTKFREMNFRRTPKLIRQSDPELYHFSFVQEGNLQVSQSRQEAAHTAQGLYVVDTSRPFDCLAFGGPPGGVGLEIPKALIPVPHDRIDRLLARPIPAREGVGALLTGFLARLAADRGSYGPSDGPRLGTVLIDLAAALLAQAVEADDALPPETHRHTLALRVQSFIQRNLSDPGLSPATIAAAHHISVGYLHRLFRARDTTVSAWIRQQRLDRVRRDLTDPGLLTVPIHELAARWGFAHPAVFSRAFRAGYGMPPSDYRHLALVSRAPGATPRRPVRTDSRPSTPPTAPVTS from the coding sequence ATGATCGAGACGGTCTTCCGCTGCGAGGATCTGCCCAGAGCGGATCGGTTCGACTTCTGGCGTGAGCAGATGGCACAACTCATGGCGCCGATGGAGATGAGCAGCGACTACACCCGTGACTTCCGGGGAGAGGTGCGCATCCTCGACTTCGGCGCCGCCTCCGTATGGCCCACCAAGTTCCGTGAAATGAACTTCCGGCGCACCCCCAAGCTCATCCGGCAGTCCGACCCCGAGCTGTACCACTTCTCGTTCGTCCAGGAGGGAAACCTCCAGGTCTCCCAGTCCCGCCAGGAGGCCGCGCACACCGCGCAGGGGCTCTACGTCGTCGACACCTCACGCCCCTTCGACTGCCTGGCCTTCGGCGGCCCGCCCGGAGGCGTGGGCCTGGAGATCCCCAAGGCCCTGATCCCGGTCCCGCACGACCGGATCGACCGCCTGCTCGCCCGGCCCATCCCGGCGCGCGAGGGCGTCGGCGCCCTGCTGACCGGGTTCCTCGCCCGGCTGGCCGCGGACCGCGGCTCCTACGGCCCCTCCGACGGCCCGCGGCTGGGGACCGTACTGATCGACCTGGCGGCGGCGCTGCTGGCCCAGGCCGTCGAGGCCGACGACGCCCTGCCGCCCGAGACCCACCGGCACACGCTGGCCTTACGGGTGCAGAGCTTCATCCAGCGGAACCTGTCCGACCCGGGGCTGTCACCGGCCACCATCGCCGCCGCGCACCACATCTCCGTCGGATATCTGCACCGCCTCTTCCGCGCCCGCGACACCACGGTCTCCGCATGGATCCGGCAGCAGCGGCTGGACCGCGTCCGGCGCGACCTCACCGACCCGGGCCTCCTTACCGTCCCCATCCACGAACTCGCCGCCCGCTGGGGCTTCGCCCACCCCGCCGTCTTCAGCCGCGCCTTCCGCGCCGGGTACGGCATGCCGCCCAGCGACTACCGGCACCTGGCGCTGGTGTCCCGCGCGCCGGGCGCAACCCCGCGGCGCCCGGTGCGCACGGACTCCCGGCCCTCCACACCACCCACGGCCCCTGTCACTTCGTAG
- a CDS encoding LLM class F420-dependent oxidoreductase, whose product MRVLPRGRLSYGMQLPVQSQSTLYAEPWEAAAGPAELLAVARAADRLGFAYLAVCDHVAIPRRLAAAMGTVWYDPVATLGWLAAATERVRLLSHVAVAALRHPLLTAKQYATLDQLSGGRLILGVGAGHVREEFEALGVDFARRGALLDETVDALKASLGPEEFPDFRGERFAFSGLGQAPRPVQTPRPPLWIGGSSPAAVRRAAIRGDGWLPQGDPRDRLPGQIARLRALRDEAGIDEPAEIGAITEPLYVGEPGWNVGRRTLTGAPERLAESLRAYAAMGVDQIQVRFRCRDHTELTDQMAAFAADVAPHLDDQLDD is encoded by the coding sequence ATGCGCGTCCTGCCCCGGGGCCGGTTGAGCTACGGCATGCAGCTGCCCGTCCAGTCGCAGTCCACCCTTTACGCCGAGCCGTGGGAGGCGGCGGCCGGTCCGGCCGAGCTGCTCGCGGTCGCCCGCGCCGCCGACCGGCTCGGCTTCGCCTACCTCGCGGTCTGCGACCATGTCGCGATCCCGCGGCGGCTGGCCGCCGCGATGGGCACCGTCTGGTACGACCCGGTGGCCACCCTCGGCTGGCTCGCCGCGGCCACCGAGCGGGTGCGGCTGCTCAGCCATGTGGCGGTCGCCGCGCTGCGGCATCCGCTGCTGACCGCCAAGCAGTACGCGACGCTCGACCAGCTCTCCGGCGGCCGGCTGATCCTCGGGGTCGGGGCCGGGCATGTGCGGGAGGAGTTCGAGGCGCTCGGGGTGGACTTCGCCCGGCGCGGGGCGCTGCTGGACGAGACGGTCGACGCGCTGAAGGCGTCGCTGGGGCCGGAGGAGTTCCCCGACTTCCGCGGGGAGCGGTTCGCGTTCAGCGGTCTGGGGCAGGCCCCGCGCCCCGTCCAGACGCCACGGCCCCCGCTGTGGATCGGCGGCTCCTCGCCCGCGGCGGTGCGCCGGGCGGCGATCCGGGGCGACGGCTGGCTGCCCCAGGGAGATCCACGGGACCGGCTGCCCGGCCAGATCGCCCGGCTGCGCGCGCTGCGGGACGAGGCGGGGATCGACGAGCCCGCCGAGATCGGCGCGATCACCGAGCCGCTGTACGTGGGCGAGCCCGGCTGGAACGTGGGGCGCCGGACCCTGACCGGCGCGCCGGAGCGGCTGGCCGAGAGCCTGCGCGCCTACGCCGCGATGGGGGTGGACCAGATCCAGGTGCGGTTCCGCTGCCGGGACCACACCGAACTGACCGACCAGATGGCGGCCTTCGCCGCCGATGTCGCTCCGCACCTCGATGACCAGCTCGATGACTAG
- a CDS encoding AfsR/SARP family transcriptional regulator: MAGEKERAREQSLRFTVLGPVRAFRGEEQLSTGSPQQRALLAALLLRGGRTATAPELVDALWGDDPPDAAIAALRTYASRLRKAFAPHSDILVSESGGYAVQVGLGALDIDVAESLATEAEKARHSGDRLRAHELIGRALDLWDGEALAGLSGPYATTQRARLSEWQLVLTETRLDLDLELGHHTEVVSELTALTAAHPLRERLRELLMLALYRSGRQAEALAVYNDTRRLLAEDLGVDPCPELSELHQRILQADAELASPVDDRTHAGPTFVRPAQLPATVADFTGRVAFVEELSDELATAEGRVMAVSAVAGIGGVGKTTLAVHVAHAARAHFPDGQLYVDLQGAGPVPAEPNAILGAFLRALGTPDSAIPEGVHERAALYRSMLDGRRVLTLLDNARDAAQVRPLLPGTPGCAALITSRTRMVDLEGAHLVDLDVMSPEEALVLFTRIVGAERVSSERDAAMDVVAACGFLPLAIRIAASRLASRRTWTVSTLARKLANQRRRLDELRAGDLAVRATFELGYGQLEPPQARAFRLLGLADGPDISLAAAAVVLQLDTFDAEELLESLVDASLLESAAPGRYRFHDLVRLYARDRAERHQSAAEREAALSRLLNFYLATAARVYAMERPGDRLGDHLAPADHPGLVFPHQGAALDWLFTEADCLLACAQQAASGTTLGRAADLLLAAMDLAESGANAPRYEAVARVVSETAHTVGDTRAEGRARTCLAKVRNLTGRLEEADAEAERALALGSTVEDHVTMGRALTERGIIAHLSRTRWDDAERHFLRAIDAYRAVDDQPGEASALCNLSRAYVEMGRIDSAVDLARQGVRIYGSLGRTLRLANGKYALGIALTGAGSLTLALEQLTEALGLFREHRQPLWEGMTHQRMAEAQLSIGRPAEAATHAEQALALRGIGGEWRRAIVLTLLGKALLELGQNERADACWREALSIHERLGAPEAEDVRGLLTPATAA, from the coding sequence ATGGCCGGCGAGAAGGAGCGGGCGCGGGAGCAGTCCTTGCGCTTCACCGTGCTCGGACCGGTACGGGCCTTTCGGGGCGAGGAACAGCTGAGCACCGGGTCACCGCAGCAAAGAGCCCTGCTCGCCGCTCTGTTGCTGCGCGGCGGGCGCACCGCCACCGCCCCCGAACTCGTCGACGCCCTGTGGGGCGACGATCCGCCGGACGCCGCGATCGCGGCCCTGCGCACCTACGCCTCCAGGCTGCGCAAGGCGTTCGCCCCGCATTCGGACATCCTGGTCAGCGAATCGGGCGGCTACGCGGTCCAAGTGGGCCTCGGCGCCCTGGACATCGATGTGGCCGAGAGCCTGGCGACGGAGGCGGAGAAGGCCCGGCACTCGGGCGACCGGCTGCGCGCCCATGAGCTCATCGGCCGGGCGCTGGACCTCTGGGACGGCGAGGCCCTGGCCGGGCTGTCGGGGCCCTACGCCACGACGCAGCGCGCCCGGCTGTCGGAGTGGCAGCTCGTGCTCACCGAGACCAGACTCGATCTCGACCTGGAGCTGGGCCACCACACCGAGGTGGTCTCCGAGCTCACCGCGCTGACCGCCGCCCATCCGCTCCGGGAGCGGCTGCGCGAGCTGCTGATGCTGGCGCTCTACCGCAGCGGACGGCAGGCCGAGGCCCTGGCGGTGTACAACGACACCCGGCGGCTGCTCGCCGAGGATCTCGGCGTGGACCCCTGCCCGGAGCTCTCCGAGCTGCATCAGCGGATTCTGCAGGCGGACGCCGAGCTGGCGAGTCCGGTGGACGACCGCACGCACGCCGGGCCCACCTTCGTGCGGCCGGCCCAGCTGCCCGCCACGGTCGCGGACTTCACCGGCCGGGTCGCCTTCGTCGAGGAGCTGAGCGATGAGCTCGCCACCGCCGAGGGGCGTGTCATGGCCGTGTCAGCAGTGGCCGGAATCGGCGGGGTCGGCAAGACGACGCTCGCCGTGCACGTCGCCCACGCGGCCCGCGCCCACTTCCCCGACGGCCAGCTCTACGTCGACCTCCAGGGCGCCGGTCCGGTGCCCGCGGAGCCCAACGCGATCCTGGGCGCCTTCCTGCGCGCCCTCGGCACCCCGGACAGCGCGATCCCCGAGGGCGTCCACGAGCGGGCCGCGCTCTACCGCTCGATGCTGGACGGCCGCCGGGTGCTCACACTGCTCGACAACGCACGCGACGCCGCGCAGGTCAGGCCGCTGCTGCCCGGTACGCCCGGGTGCGCCGCGCTGATCACCAGCCGGACCCGGATGGTCGACCTGGAGGGCGCCCACCTGGTCGACCTGGATGTGATGAGCCCCGAGGAGGCGCTGGTCCTCTTCACCCGCATCGTCGGCGCGGAGCGGGTCAGCTCCGAGCGCGACGCGGCCATGGACGTGGTGGCGGCCTGCGGTTTCCTGCCGCTGGCCATCCGGATCGCGGCCTCCCGGCTGGCCTCGCGCCGCACCTGGACCGTCTCCACGCTGGCGCGCAAGCTCGCCAACCAGCGCCGGCGGCTGGACGAGCTGCGCGCGGGCGACCTGGCCGTACGGGCCACCTTCGAGCTGGGCTACGGCCAGTTGGAGCCGCCGCAGGCCCGGGCGTTCCGGCTGCTGGGGCTGGCGGACGGCCCCGACATCTCGCTCGCCGCGGCGGCCGTCGTCCTGCAGCTGGACACCTTCGACGCCGAGGAGCTCCTGGAGTCCCTGGTCGACGCCTCCCTGCTGGAGTCCGCGGCGCCCGGCCGCTACCGCTTCCACGACCTCGTACGGCTCTACGCGCGTGACCGCGCGGAGCGGCACCAGTCGGCCGCGGAACGCGAGGCGGCGCTCTCCCGGCTGCTGAACTTCTACCTCGCCACGGCGGCGCGGGTGTACGCCATGGAGCGGCCGGGCGACCGGCTGGGCGACCACCTGGCGCCCGCCGACCACCCCGGGCTGGTCTTCCCGCATCAGGGCGCCGCCCTGGACTGGCTGTTCACCGAGGCCGACTGCCTGCTGGCCTGCGCCCAGCAGGCCGCCTCGGGCACCACCCTGGGCCGGGCGGCGGATCTGCTGCTCGCCGCCATGGACCTGGCCGAATCCGGTGCCAACGCCCCGCGCTACGAGGCCGTCGCCCGCGTCGTCAGCGAGACGGCACACACGGTCGGCGACACCCGGGCCGAGGGCCGGGCCCGCACCTGCCTGGCCAAGGTGCGCAACCTCACCGGCCGGCTGGAGGAGGCCGACGCCGAGGCGGAGCGCGCCCTGGCCCTGGGCTCCACGGTCGAGGACCACGTGACCATGGGGCGCGCCCTCACCGAGCGCGGCATCATCGCGCACCTCAGCCGCACCCGCTGGGACGACGCGGAGCGGCACTTCCTCCGCGCCATCGACGCCTACCGGGCCGTGGACGACCAGCCCGGCGAGGCCAGCGCGCTGTGCAACCTGTCCCGCGCGTATGTGGAGATGGGCCGGATCGACAGCGCCGTGGACCTGGCCCGGCAGGGCGTGCGGATCTACGGAAGCCTGGGGCGCACCCTGCGCCTGGCCAACGGCAAGTACGCGCTGGGTATCGCCCTGACCGGGGCCGGAAGCCTGACGCTCGCCCTGGAGCAGCTCACCGAGGCCCTCGGCCTCTTCCGTGAGCACCGCCAGCCGCTGTGGGAGGGCATGACCCACCAGCGGATGGCCGAGGCGCAGCTGTCCATCGGGCGCCCGGCGGAGGCCGCCACCCACGCCGAACAGGCCCTCGCCCTACGGGGCATCGGGGGCGAGTGGCGCCGGGCCATCGTGCTGACGCTGCTCGGCAAGGCGCTGCTGGAGCTCGGCCAGAACGAGCGCGCGGACGCCTGCTGGCGTGAGGCGCTGTCGATCCACGAGCGGCTGGGAGCACCGGAGGCGGAGGACGTCCGGGGGCTGCTGACCCCCGCGACCGCGGCATAA
- a CDS encoding amidohydrolase family protein, producing the protein MESFPKIISVDDHTVEPPHVWRDRLPSKYRDTGPRIVRAPLKEMTFIGGRFAPKMGAPGDDGPLADWWVYEELHRPLTRLDTAVGYDRDEVRLEAITYEQMRPGSFSVPDRLADMDVNHVQSALCFPTFPRFCGQTFTEAADRELGLLGVRAYNDWMVEEWCGPEARGRLIPLIIVPLWDAELAAAEVRRNAARGVRAVCFSEIPPNLGLPSIHTDDWDPFLAACDETGTVIAMHIGSSSRMPSTSADAPPAVGSTITFANCCFSMVDWLMSGKFERFPNLKVMYAEGQIGWIPYILERADVVWEENRGWGGVADKVLRPPSELFAEHVYGCFFDDAFGLRNLDAIGVGNVLYETDYPHSDSTWPTSREVGEAQMGHLAPDVVERIVRGNAIELLGLTADGLWAGAPGV; encoded by the coding sequence ATGGAGAGCTTCCCGAAGATAATCTCGGTGGACGACCACACGGTTGAGCCCCCTCACGTCTGGCGGGACCGCCTCCCGTCGAAGTACCGCGACACCGGGCCGCGCATCGTCCGGGCGCCGCTGAAGGAGATGACCTTCATCGGCGGCCGGTTCGCCCCGAAGATGGGCGCGCCCGGGGACGACGGGCCGCTCGCGGACTGGTGGGTGTACGAGGAGCTGCACCGGCCGCTGACCCGGCTGGACACCGCCGTCGGATACGACCGGGACGAGGTCAGGCTCGAGGCCATCACCTATGAGCAGATGCGGCCCGGCTCCTTCTCGGTGCCGGACCGGCTCGCGGACATGGACGTCAACCACGTCCAGTCGGCGCTCTGCTTCCCGACCTTCCCCCGTTTCTGCGGGCAGACCTTCACCGAGGCCGCCGACCGCGAGCTGGGGCTGCTCGGGGTCCGGGCGTACAACGACTGGATGGTGGAGGAGTGGTGCGGCCCCGAGGCCCGGGGCAGGCTGATCCCGCTGATCATCGTCCCGCTGTGGGACGCCGAGCTGGCCGCCGCCGAGGTGCGGCGGAACGCGGCGCGCGGGGTGCGGGCCGTCTGCTTCTCGGAGATCCCGCCGAACCTGGGGCTGCCGTCGATCCACACCGACGACTGGGACCCCTTCCTCGCCGCGTGCGACGAGACCGGCACGGTCATCGCGATGCACATCGGCTCCTCCTCCCGGATGCCCTCGACCTCCGCGGACGCGCCCCCCGCGGTCGGCTCCACGATCACCTTCGCCAACTGCTGCTTCTCGATGGTCGACTGGCTGATGAGCGGGAAGTTCGAGCGCTTCCCGAATCTCAAGGTGATGTACGCGGAGGGCCAGATCGGCTGGATCCCCTACATCCTCGAGCGCGCCGATGTGGTGTGGGAGGAGAACCGGGGCTGGGGCGGAGTGGCCGACAAGGTGCTGCGCCCGCCGTCCGAGCTGTTCGCGGAGCATGTGTACGGCTGCTTCTTCGACGACGCCTTCGGGCTGCGCAACCTCGACGCGATCGGGGTCGGCAACGTGCTGTACGAGACGGACTATCCGCACTCCGACTCCACCTGGCCCACGTCGCGCGAGGTCGGTGAGGCGCAGATGGGACATCTGGCGCCGGACGTCGTGGAGCGGATCGTGCGCGGCAACGCGATCGAGCTGCTGGGGCTCACGGCGGACGGGCTCTGGGCGGGGGCGCCGGGGGTGTAG